A part of Limihaloglobus sulfuriphilus genomic DNA contains:
- a CDS encoding LacI family DNA-binding transcriptional regulator produces MSNTVTLQVIADRVGVSKSTVSDVLRARKSKYKVSQATRDRIHQTVKELNYVPNAAARALVTGKTHSIGFLLSSRTNLGLANNYFASILSGVQAAAKEKGYSCVVNCYDMSSVKDFVMPSKVRKKIVDGIVISGRIEEDVLQMFVDSGLPFILVGESTDFTVDGILSVARDLPVDWISSFEYLAKLGHRKIAVGGLETSLGCVVFQKSIQAFREQHPEYDIEFSSYKSLNADTGIMNIAYQQGIEWAKSSERPTAVVGHDQWCVGFISAVLDSGFSCPGDISVISSCDTDLCRWFRPSITAMELPLYQGGKKAAEVLVDYIDRSITWMEANRLANQIWTNHELVIRDSTGPCANLKKQNIKGKTGAA; encoded by the coding sequence GTGTCCAATACTGTAACATTACAGGTAATAGCAGACAGAGTGGGTGTCTCCAAATCAACAGTGTCTGACGTTTTGCGTGCCCGCAAATCAAAATATAAAGTCAGCCAGGCAACCAGGGACAGAATCCACCAAACCGTTAAAGAGCTCAACTATGTGCCCAACGCGGCAGCAAGGGCTTTGGTTACCGGAAAGACTCACTCTATAGGCTTCCTCCTTTCTTCCAGAACAAATCTGGGGCTGGCGAACAACTATTTCGCGTCGATTCTTTCCGGAGTACAGGCCGCGGCCAAGGAAAAAGGCTACAGCTGTGTTGTTAACTGTTATGACATGTCCAGCGTCAAAGACTTTGTGATGCCCTCAAAAGTAAGAAAGAAAATAGTTGACGGTATTGTTATCAGCGGACGCATAGAAGAAGATGTTCTTCAGATGTTCGTTGACAGCGGCCTGCCCTTTATTCTTGTCGGTGAAAGCACCGACTTTACAGTTGACGGCATTCTCTCGGTCGCCAGAGACCTTCCCGTTGACTGGATCAGCTCGTTTGAGTACCTGGCAAAGCTGGGCCACAGGAAAATCGCCGTCGGCGGCCTCGAGACATCGCTTGGCTGTGTTGTCTTTCAAAAGTCAATACAGGCCTTCCGCGAACAACATCCCGAGTACGATATCGAGTTCTCATCTTATAAAAGCCTCAACGCTGACACGGGGATAATGAATATAGCGTACCAGCAGGGCATCGAATGGGCAAAATCAAGCGAGAGGCCAACTGCCGTGGTCGGCCATGACCAGTGGTGTGTCGGGTTTATTTCCGCAGTTCTGGATTCAGGTTTTTCCTGTCCGGGCGATATAAGCGTGATAAGCAGCTGCGACACTGATTTGTGCAGGTGGTTCCGCCCGTCAATAACGGCTATGGAGCTGCCCCTTTATCAGGGTGGTAAAAAAGCAGCAGAAGTTCTTGTTGACTATATAGATAGAAGTATTACATGGATGGAGGCCAACCGCCTTGCAAACCAGATATGGACTAACCATGAGCTGGTTATCAGGGATTCGACAGGCCCATGTGCTAATTTGAAAAAACAAAATATAAAAGGTAAAACTGGTGCGGCATAA
- a CDS encoding glycosyl hydrolase: protein MFLSTCFKKFLQPRALFLGLIVFSVSAAHGRAVTYGNLSVGKFYNVSRAPHSSYPDRWANDWCSGAKLTDEDTGIAWPLDQWVGWYDEGVYSLDIILDLGKVYEVDKLRIRLSSRQQYGIEFADSVQFYTRSDTSEQWQAYGSAVTNLEESYSYQAQWVEQQAGTVNARYIKYELISPESAHMFISEIEAWGNIANSWKHVPDWGCYHGAYASNTNYWMSLGTFENQIQKQSSITLWYASMGASNFKDYLGSLWKSQYGLTYNLDYSGARLLEVGWEPQANITAEDIAGGYYDQYFETFFTESIDYANRNGNTDPVWLRPMSEMNGGWTFPPNAAAWGGDHLNFRRAWRRMFNIAEQVGTEPHHIFVWSPNGYTYSSLHMPDNYYPGDQYVDWLGISIYPQGESPYPEDILTGTAGPGSFDFYGTYGYKPIIISEGAYRLDSGIDGIEWINQWFDLPYNYPMIKALVWFYIHDSETNSLVTEPYMSLYRRRLAEPYYLTQSVAGVVDLDRDGFVNLCDYEGLAGNWGGNISNLAGDITGNNTVNIEDLLIFSEYWLKNL, encoded by the coding sequence ATGTTTTTAAGTACATGTTTTAAAAAGTTTTTACAGCCGCGTGCCTTGTTTTTGGGTTTAATTGTGTTCAGTGTTTCTGCCGCACACGGAAGGGCGGTTACTTACGGCAATCTTAGCGTTGGCAAGTTTTATAACGTCAGCAGGGCCCCTCACAGCTCGTATCCTGACCGCTGGGCAAACGACTGGTGCAGCGGCGCCAAACTTACTGATGAAGATACAGGAATAGCCTGGCCGCTTGATCAGTGGGTTGGCTGGTATGATGAGGGAGTCTATTCGTTAGATATAATTCTTGATTTAGGCAAGGTTTACGAGGTTGATAAACTTCGTATAAGGCTGAGTTCGCGGCAGCAGTACGGGATAGAATTTGCCGATTCGGTGCAGTTTTATACCCGCAGTGATACGTCAGAGCAGTGGCAGGCTTACGGTTCCGCTGTAACAAATCTGGAAGAAAGCTATTCTTATCAGGCCCAGTGGGTGGAGCAGCAGGCCGGCACAGTTAACGCCCGATACATTAAGTATGAGCTTATCAGCCCGGAATCCGCCCACATGTTCATCAGCGAAATAGAGGCCTGGGGCAATATCGCAAACAGCTGGAAACATGTTCCCGATTGGGGCTGTTACCACGGAGCTTACGCCAGCAACACAAATTACTGGATGAGCCTGGGAACGTTTGAGAACCAGATACAGAAACAAAGCTCAATTACTCTGTGGTATGCCAGCATGGGCGCATCAAATTTTAAGGATTATCTCGGCTCTCTCTGGAAGAGCCAGTACGGGCTCACTTACAATCTTGATTACAGCGGCGCCAGGCTGCTGGAGGTTGGCTGGGAACCACAAGCCAATATCACAGCGGAAGATATAGCCGGCGGTTATTATGACCAATACTTTGAAACATTCTTTACCGAGTCTATAGATTATGCCAACAGAAACGGCAATACCGATCCTGTGTGGCTGCGTCCTATGAGTGAAATGAACGGCGGCTGGACATTCCCTCCCAACGCTGCCGCCTGGGGCGGAGATCATCTGAATTTCAGACGCGCATGGCGGCGTATGTTCAACATCGCCGAGCAGGTCGGGACGGAGCCGCACCATATTTTTGTATGGTCGCCAAACGGCTATACTTACAGCTCACTCCATATGCCCGACAATTATTATCCCGGCGACCAGTACGTTGACTGGCTGGGCATAAGCATCTATCCGCAGGGCGAAAGCCCCTATCCGGAGGATATTCTGACCGGTACTGCCGGCCCCGGCTCGTTCGATTTTTATGGAACTTACGGCTATAAACCCATCATAATCAGTGAAGGCGCTTACCGTCTTGACAGCGGCATTGACGGGATAGAATGGATTAACCAGTGGTTTGATTTACCGTATAACTATCCAATGATAAAGGCTTTGGTGTGGTTTTACATCCATGACTCCGAAACAAATTCCCTCGTGACAGAGCCGTATATGAGCCTGTACCGCCGGCGGCTAGCTGAGCCGTATTATCTGACCCAGTCCGTAGCCGGAGTGGTTGATCTGGACAGAGACGGGTTTGTCAACCTCTGCGACTATGAGGGTCTCGCCGGCAATTGGGGCGGAAATATATCCAATCTTGCAGGCGACATAACAGGGAATAATACGGTTAATATCGAAGATTTGCTGATATTCAGTGAATATTGGCTGAAAAATCTTTAA
- a CDS encoding FAD-dependent oxidoreductase produces the protein MKNIHYNKNIPLRDKVDIFIAGGGSAGISAGVTAAREGLKVYLAESHTCFGGMATAGYVPLFMQFGDGVNFLADGFGREVYDAVKQAGGILYKDKYLSIPAEKLKRIYDTMAVDSGLDFTFQTAVVDSVVEDKSVKYAVCHSKNGTFAVEADVFIDCTGDGELSLHCGAEYSFGDENGNTMPGTLCSLWANIDWNRAEPPDKLNIAELLEKAFRDKIFTVEDRHHSGMAQTGKNLGSANIGHVFDLNAADADSLTRGFITGRKYLKEYEVFYNKYVKGYENAELAASGSLMGVRESRRIRGEYVLNIHDYISRRSFDDQIGCYCYEIDIHPGSAAKEEFEKFQNRFHTSRYQPGEHYGIPYRSLRAKGLENLLVAGRCISTDQKMQSSIRTMPGCFITGQAAGAAAAIAAKQNCRLSQININDLQNKLTDIGAFIAKK, from the coding sequence ATGAAAAACATACACTATAACAAAAATATACCTCTTCGCGACAAGGTTGATATCTTCATCGCCGGCGGCGGTTCGGCGGGCATATCTGCCGGCGTTACTGCCGCACGAGAGGGGCTGAAGGTTTATCTGGCAGAATCTCATACATGCTTTGGAGGTATGGCAACTGCCGGGTATGTGCCGCTTTTCATGCAGTTTGGCGATGGTGTCAATTTTCTCGCCGACGGATTCGGCAGAGAAGTATATGATGCTGTAAAACAGGCCGGTGGAATACTTTACAAAGACAAATACCTGTCAATTCCGGCGGAAAAACTCAAACGCATATACGATACGATGGCGGTTGATTCCGGTCTTGATTTCACTTTCCAGACAGCGGTTGTAGATTCTGTTGTAGAGGATAAAAGCGTAAAATATGCCGTTTGCCACTCAAAAAACGGTACTTTCGCTGTCGAAGCGGATGTGTTCATAGACTGCACCGGCGACGGTGAGCTGTCTCTGCATTGCGGCGCGGAATACTCGTTTGGCGACGAAAACGGCAATACCATGCCCGGCACTCTTTGCAGCCTCTGGGCAAACATAGACTGGAACAGGGCAGAGCCCCCTGATAAGCTCAATATTGCTGAGCTGCTCGAAAAGGCGTTCAGGGACAAAATATTCACTGTGGAAGACCGCCATCACTCCGGCATGGCCCAAACCGGCAAAAACCTGGGCTCTGCCAACATTGGACATGTATTTGACCTTAACGCGGCAGATGCCGATTCTTTAACACGGGGTTTTATAACCGGCAGAAAGTACCTTAAAGAATACGAAGTCTTTTATAATAAGTATGTTAAGGGCTATGAAAACGCCGAGCTTGCCGCCTCCGGCTCGCTGATGGGCGTGCGTGAATCCAGAAGAATACGCGGCGAATACGTACTCAATATCCATGACTACATCAGCAGGCGAAGTTTTGACGACCAGATAGGCTGCTACTGCTACGAGATAGACATCCACCCGGGCAGCGCCGCGAAAGAAGAATTCGAAAAATTCCAAAACCGGTTTCACACAAGCAGATATCAGCCGGGTGAACACTATGGAATACCCTACAGAAGCCTCAGGGCAAAAGGACTGGAGAACCTGCTGGTCGCGGGCAGATGTATTTCAACCGATCAGAAGATGCAGAGCTCAATCAGGACCATGCCCGGCTGCTTTATAACTGGCCAGGCTGCCGGCGCGGCTGCCGCGATTGCCGCAAAACAAAATTGCCGGCTTTCGCAGATCAATATAAACGATTTACAGAATAAACTTACAGATATCGGCGCTTTTATAGCGAAGAAATAA
- a CDS encoding sodium:solute symporter family protein: MNLHFIDWAIIAGLLTIIISMAFYTKKFNRSVADFLAANRTAGRYMLCIADGMSALGAITIVMLFEIFYQAGFPGIWWDMFRLTIIPAVLSLSGWVIYRFRQTRALTLAQFFEMRYSRRFRIFCGIIIWFSGILNFGIFPAVGARFFMNYMGIEETTGIYVAFMLALISISLFFTFVGGQITVMVTDFIQGAFCNIMFLIIIITAMFMFKWDDITATLSKAPENASMINPFDVAKSETFNLTFYMILAFTAAYGFLSWQGAQGYNSAALNAHEARMGKSLSVWRLITQNLFVLMLPICAYTFMNNPAFAQQAQPAHEILSSIENQTIRQQVTATVALRHILPIGIQGGLMAVMLAAFISTHDTYLHSWGSIFVQDVILPFRNRPLTKEQHMRYLKLSILGVAVFIFFFSLFFRQSEAIIMFFQITGAIFIGGAGSVIIGGLYWKRGTTAGAWAAMITGAVLSVGTMTLRQIHVIYPFTNKAISFIISQHSTTVAFWVAISSISMYIIFSLIWPKTANLDKLLHRGIYAVEQDKTRAAAKPVNRLKRLIGLNEDFNRKDQIIYLAMVSWTFMLIAMFAGLITINFFVKLTDSFWITFWRWFIYVSIGLSAVTTTWFTIGGLIDMKKMFARLRARIEDDSDDGTVTEDYMLKE; the protein is encoded by the coding sequence ATGAACCTCCATTTTATTGACTGGGCGATTATAGCCGGACTGCTGACCATAATAATTTCAATGGCATTCTATACCAAGAAATTCAACAGGTCTGTTGCCGACTTCCTCGCCGCCAACAGAACCGCCGGCCGCTATATGCTCTGTATAGCCGACGGTATGTCAGCTCTTGGTGCCATAACAATAGTTATGCTGTTCGAAATATTCTACCAGGCCGGTTTTCCGGGAATATGGTGGGACATGTTCCGGCTTACTATAATACCGGCGGTGCTTAGCCTCTCGGGCTGGGTGATTTACCGGTTCCGCCAGACAAGAGCTCTGACTCTTGCTCAGTTTTTTGAGATGCGATACAGCAGGCGGTTCAGGATATTCTGCGGAATTATTATCTGGTTCTCGGGAATTTTAAATTTTGGGATATTTCCCGCTGTCGGCGCACGGTTTTTCATGAATTACATGGGAATCGAGGAAACAACCGGCATCTATGTTGCTTTCATGCTTGCTCTTATATCAATCTCTCTTTTCTTCACCTTCGTTGGCGGCCAGATTACGGTTATGGTAACCGACTTTATACAGGGGGCCTTCTGCAACATAATGTTCCTTATAATAATCATAACTGCGATGTTTATGTTTAAATGGGATGATATTACAGCCACTCTCAGCAAGGCACCGGAAAACGCTTCGATGATAAACCCTTTCGATGTCGCCAAGAGTGAAACATTCAATCTGACATTCTACATGATACTGGCATTTACCGCGGCGTACGGTTTTCTCTCCTGGCAGGGCGCACAGGGCTATAACTCCGCCGCACTCAACGCCCATGAGGCAAGAATGGGCAAGAGCCTGAGCGTCTGGAGGCTGATCACGCAAAACCTCTTTGTCCTGATGCTTCCAATTTGCGCATATACATTCATGAACAACCCCGCGTTCGCCCAGCAGGCACAGCCTGCCCATGAAATTCTAAGCTCCATAGAAAACCAGACAATCAGACAGCAGGTGACGGCGACTGTGGCGCTGAGGCATATACTGCCGATCGGCATACAGGGCGGGCTGATGGCGGTAATGCTCGCGGCGTTTATCAGTACCCACGACACATACCTGCATTCATGGGGCAGTATCTTTGTCCAGGATGTTATACTTCCGTTCCGCAACAGACCGCTCACAAAAGAACAGCATATGCGATACCTCAAGCTCTCAATCCTTGGTGTGGCCGTGTTTATTTTCTTTTTCAGCCTGTTCTTCCGCCAGAGCGAAGCGATAATCATGTTTTTCCAGATTACCGGAGCGATATTTATCGGCGGTGCCGGCTCAGTCATCATAGGCGGACTTTACTGGAAACGCGGCACAACGGCGGGTGCCTGGGCGGCGATGATAACCGGCGCGGTATTGTCGGTAGGGACTATGACGTTAAGACAAATCCATGTCATATACCCATTTACAAATAAAGCTATTTCTTTCATAATATCCCAGCACAGCACAACAGTGGCCTTTTGGGTTGCGATATCTTCTATCTCGATGTATATCATTTTTTCACTGATATGGCCCAAAACCGCAAACCTTGACAAATTGCTGCACAGGGGTATATATGCCGTCGAACAAGATAAGACACGGGCTGCGGCTAAACCGGTAAACAGGCTTAAAAGGCTAATAGGATTAAATGAAGATTTTAACCGCAAAGACCAGATAATTTATCTCGCGATGGTTTCCTGGACATTTATGCTGATTGCAATGTTTGCCGGTCTTATAACCATCAACTTTTTTGTTAAACTCACAGACAGTTTCTGGATAACGTTCTGGAGATGGTTCATATATGTATCCATAGGGCTCAGCGCGGTAACAACAACCTGGTTTACGATCGGCGGCCTGATAGACATGAAGAAAATGTTCGCCCGTCTCAGAGCCAGAATCGAAGACGACAGCGATGACGGAACGGTAACAGAAGATTATATGCTCAAAGAATAA
- a CDS encoding MASE3 domain-containing protein translates to MLIIFWTAIILTLRFLSLNNHAFFHMIIELFVVIVSFCIFILAWNSRSFTNNRFLIFIGIAYLAIGFFDMFHFIAYKGISILYEDGSNQSAQFWIAARYIESLSLLVLPRFASKKISEQTMLLVYGLATSFLMMSIAYWEFFPVCYAGGEGFTAFKTNSEYLISAIFFASAIVIFSRRKQLGGEFVLLLITAVILKVFFEIIFFSFPNVYARTYFAAHIVRAGSFYLVFRAIVQAGLMMPYTRVFENLKKAQQQQREAIGHLEEIVEKRTIELKKGKDDLQALAIKLLSFQEEEHKRLALELHDDLTQRIAYLAIEIGRVEMAARKAKESVIGQDLAKVNGELADLSTFIHDMSRQLHPSILDELGILEAVRSECRIQSLHSESVEIICRAESPPEKLPPRESLFVYRIIQESLRNACKHSGCTRIEVVFDDRPNTLKVEIIDNGKGFMPEKLSGKGHHGIGLASMKERAVLIRAKLEIISAPDKGTTVSLLVVKPNDY, encoded by the coding sequence ATGCTTATCATCTTTTGGACTGCGATTATCCTGACCCTGCGGTTCTTGAGCCTGAATAATCATGCATTCTTTCACATGATTATAGAACTGTTTGTTGTTATCGTTTCGTTCTGCATTTTTATCCTTGCCTGGAATTCCCGTTCCTTCACAAATAACCGTTTCCTGATTTTTATAGGGATTGCTTATCTGGCAATAGGTTTTTTTGACATGTTTCACTTTATAGCATATAAGGGAATAAGTATTCTGTATGAGGATGGTTCTAATCAGTCTGCACAATTCTGGATAGCGGCAAGGTATATTGAGAGTCTATCGCTGTTGGTGCTGCCCAGGTTCGCAAGTAAAAAAATAAGCGAGCAAACAATGCTGCTTGTCTATGGTCTGGCTACCTCTTTTTTAATGATGAGTATTGCTTACTGGGAATTTTTTCCGGTTTGCTATGCCGGCGGCGAGGGTTTCACCGCTTTCAAGACGAATAGCGAATATTTGATTTCCGCTATCTTTTTTGCATCGGCTATTGTGATTTTCAGCCGTCGAAAGCAGTTAGGAGGCGAGTTTGTCCTGCTTTTGATAACCGCTGTAATTCTCAAAGTGTTTTTTGAGATAATCTTTTTTTCATTCCCTAATGTGTATGCAAGAACATATTTCGCTGCTCATATAGTTCGTGCAGGATCTTTTTATCTGGTTTTCAGGGCGATAGTTCAGGCCGGGCTTATGATGCCATATACGCGTGTTTTCGAAAACCTTAAGAAAGCCCAGCAGCAGCAGCGGGAGGCTATCGGCCATCTCGAGGAGATAGTCGAAAAAAGGACTATAGAGCTCAAGAAGGGCAAGGATGATTTGCAGGCGCTGGCTATAAAGCTGCTGAGTTTTCAGGAAGAGGAACACAAACGGCTTGCCCTGGAGCTGCATGATGACCTTACCCAGCGTATAGCATATCTGGCGATAGAAATCGGCAGGGTCGAGATGGCGGCACGAAAGGCTAAAGAATCTGTTATTGGCCAGGATCTGGCCAAGGTCAACGGCGAGCTTGCTGATCTGTCAACTTTTATTCACGATATGTCCCGCCAGCTGCACCCATCGATACTTGATGAATTAGGTATTCTGGAGGCTGTCCGTTCAGAGTGCAGAATCCAGTCACTTCACAGTGAAAGTGTTGAGATAATCTGCCGTGCGGAGAGTCCCCCTGAAAAGCTGCCCCCGAGAGAGTCTCTTTTTGTTTACCGGATTATTCAGGAATCCCTGCGGAATGCCTGTAAGCATTCCGGCTGCACGCGCATTGAGGTTGTCTTCGATGACAGGCCAAATACTCTCAAGGTTGAAATCATAGACAACGGCAAGGGCTTTATGCCTGAAAAACTTAGCGGCAAAGGCCATCACGGCATCGGCTTGGCAAGTATGAAAGAAAGAGCCGTTCTGATTCGCGCCAAACTCGAAATCATATCTGCACCCGATAAGGGTACAACCGTATCGCTATTGGTTGTCAAGCCGAACGATTACTGA
- a CDS encoding CCA tRNA nucleotidyltransferase: protein MPMKNNSQTTRKLITPEDAAFSVVRRLNRKGYLALYAGGCVRDKLLGIEPKDYDVATDALPGDVCDLFGRTITVGAKFGVVVVMTGRQAVETATFRTDQGYIDGRRPESVKFTDAREDALRRDFTVNGMFENPLTDEIIDYVGGRKDLQNRIIRTIGNPRHRFDEDYLRMLRAVRFAAQLDFEIEPQTWQAIKRYSDRINNISIERVCQELESIFVSGNPSRGIDLLFESGLGCEIFQGMDKPEIETGISVLSELGGGLGMPLGLAAVFVAAQREKTCKYLKKLKLSNKRYSHALWMLENFKDFASEKIELSRLKELYACSEYQMLVMLSEAWLRATGGDMNGFEKNRSICSGFDRENVIPEPLLTGDDVIHAGCPKGPTVGRILKELKKLQLEEIINTKEQAEEWLKTQVSK from the coding sequence ATGCCGATGAAGAACAACAGCCAGACAACCAGAAAACTGATAACACCTGAAGATGCCGCGTTTTCTGTTGTAAGACGTTTGAACAGAAAAGGTTATCTTGCTCTGTACGCAGGAGGATGTGTACGCGATAAACTGCTGGGAATAGAGCCCAAAGATTACGATGTGGCTACGGATGCCCTGCCGGGCGACGTCTGCGATCTCTTTGGCAGGACGATTACCGTAGGGGCTAAATTCGGTGTCGTGGTTGTTATGACTGGCCGGCAGGCAGTTGAAACCGCAACTTTCAGAACTGACCAGGGTTACATTGACGGAAGGCGGCCCGAAAGTGTAAAATTTACCGATGCCAGAGAGGATGCCCTGCGGCGGGATTTCACTGTTAACGGCATGTTTGAGAATCCGCTCACCGATGAGATTATAGATTATGTCGGCGGCAGGAAAGACCTGCAAAACCGGATTATCAGAACTATCGGAAATCCCCGGCACAGGTTCGATGAAGATTATCTGCGTATGCTCAGGGCGGTTCGGTTTGCCGCCCAGCTGGATTTTGAGATCGAGCCGCAGACATGGCAGGCAATAAAGAGATATTCAGACAGGATAAATAATATAAGCATTGAACGTGTCTGCCAGGAGCTTGAGTCAATATTTGTAAGCGGCAACCCGTCACGGGGCATCGATCTGCTTTTTGAATCCGGCCTTGGCTGTGAGATATTTCAGGGTATGGATAAGCCTGAAATTGAGACGGGTATCTCTGTACTTTCAGAGCTTGGCGGGGGGCTGGGGATGCCGCTGGGACTGGCTGCGGTTTTTGTCGCCGCGCAGCGTGAAAAAACATGTAAGTATCTTAAAAAGTTAAAGTTAAGTAATAAGCGTTATTCACACGCTTTGTGGATGCTTGAAAACTTCAAGGATTTTGCTTCTGAAAAAATTGAGCTCTCCAGGCTCAAGGAGCTTTATGCGTGCAGTGAGTATCAGATGCTGGTTATGCTCAGCGAGGCCTGGCTCAGGGCAACCGGCGGAGATATGAACGGCTTTGAGAAAAATCGCAGCATCTGCTCAGGGTTTGACCGTGAAAACGTAATTCCCGAGCCGCTGCTTACTGGCGATGATGTTATACATGCCGGCTGCCCAAAGGGCCCGACTGTCGGCAGAATACTAAAAGAGCTCAAAAAACTCCAGCTTGAAGAGATTATAAACACAAAAGAACAAGCGGAAGAATGGCTCAAAACCCAAGTGTCTAAATAA
- the rsmD gene encoding 16S rRNA (guanine(966)-N(2))-methyltransferase RsmD — translation MRIISGKYRGMKLLSPPDISTRPVTDRVKEAVFSIIFRYGLPEGCKVADIFCGTGSFGLECLSRGAETVSFVELNRKVCSRLERNIEKTGAGEQAKVFCTNAFKAGAPLPAGERKYDLVFVDPPFPMSYDISLKSKLGRLLLLLNEQTAEGGRVLVRTHRRVTLLPEYGLLSVYDRREWSKMAETFLIMEPAKPEISDADEEQQPDNQKTDNT, via the coding sequence ATGAGAATAATATCGGGCAAATACCGGGGGATGAAACTTTTAAGCCCGCCGGATATAAGTACGCGGCCGGTAACAGACCGTGTCAAAGAGGCTGTGTTCAGCATAATATTCAGGTACGGTCTGCCCGAAGGGTGCAAAGTCGCGGATATATTTTGCGGCACCGGCTCATTCGGGCTTGAATGCCTCAGCAGGGGGGCAGAAACCGTAAGTTTTGTTGAGCTCAACAGGAAAGTGTGCAGCCGGCTGGAACGAAACATTGAGAAAACCGGAGCCGGTGAACAGGCCAAAGTCTTCTGCACGAACGCTTTCAAAGCGGGCGCCCCGCTGCCGGCTGGGGAGAGGAAATATGACCTTGTATTTGTAGATCCCCCATTCCCAATGAGTTATGATATTAGCCTCAAGTCAAAACTCGGCCGGCTTCTGCTGCTTCTCAACGAACAGACCGCCGAAGGGGGACGCGTACTTGTCAGAACTCACAGGCGGGTAACACTTTTGCCGGAGTATGGCCTGCTGAGTGTATATGACAGGCGGGAGTGGTCGAAAATGGCCGAAACGTTTTTGATTATGGAACCCGCGAAACCAGAAATATCAGATGCCGATGAAGAACAACAGCCAGACAACCAGAAAACTGATAACACCTGA